In Amycolatopsis sp. EV170708-02-1, the following are encoded in one genomic region:
- a CDS encoding NADP-dependent oxidoreductase, whose amino-acid sequence MRVVTQQRLGGPEVLEVTETDRPAPGPTEVLVRVRAAGINPVDWKTRAYGVFMGEPPFVLGWDVSGVVEELGVGTTRFAVGDEVLGFPWFPRQAGGYGEYVTAPARQFVRKPASLTHEQAAGLPLAGLTAWQGLVDIADVRPGQRVLIDAAAGGVGHLAAQVAKARGAYVLGTASAGKHGFLRELGVDEPIDYRDDTATASDVDVVFGLVGAESDLRWLDAVKPGGLLIAVPGGPSEAVVAKAEKLGVRTSGMLAEPDEIGLLALTELVEKGELRVHVDQTFPLEDVAKAHETGEGGRVTGKLVLTV is encoded by the coding sequence ATGCGCGTCGTGACCCAGCAGCGGCTTGGTGGCCCGGAAGTGCTGGAGGTGACCGAAACCGATCGGCCTGCCCCCGGCCCGACGGAGGTGCTCGTGCGCGTGCGCGCGGCCGGGATCAACCCGGTCGACTGGAAGACCCGGGCCTACGGCGTCTTCATGGGCGAGCCGCCGTTCGTCCTCGGCTGGGACGTTTCCGGGGTGGTGGAGGAGCTCGGCGTGGGCACCACGCGCTTCGCCGTCGGCGACGAGGTCCTCGGCTTCCCGTGGTTCCCGCGGCAGGCCGGCGGCTACGGCGAATACGTGACGGCACCGGCCCGCCAGTTCGTGCGCAAACCCGCGAGCCTCACCCACGAGCAGGCCGCCGGGTTGCCGCTCGCCGGGCTCACCGCCTGGCAGGGCCTCGTGGACATCGCCGACGTCCGCCCAGGCCAGCGTGTGCTGATCGACGCGGCCGCGGGCGGTGTGGGGCATCTGGCCGCGCAGGTGGCGAAGGCGCGCGGGGCGTACGTCCTGGGCACGGCGAGCGCCGGGAAGCACGGATTCCTCCGCGAGCTCGGCGTCGACGAGCCGATCGACTACCGCGACGACACCGCGACGGCGTCCGATGTGGACGTCGTGTTCGGGCTGGTCGGAGCGGAGAGCGACCTGCGCTGGCTGGACGCCGTGAAACCGGGCGGCCTGCTGATCGCGGTCCCCGGAGGGCCGAGCGAGGCAGTCGTGGCGAAGGCGGAGAAGCTCGGCGTGCGGACGTCGGGGATGCTCGCCGAACCCGACGAGATCGGTCTCCTGGCGCTGACCGAGCTGGTCGAGAAAGGCGAATTGCGCGTCCATGTCGACCAGACCTTCCCGTTGGAAGACGTCGCGAAGGCGCACGAAACCGGTGAAGGCGGCCGTGTCACCGGGAAGCTCGTCCTGACGGTCTAA
- a CDS encoding thiazole synthase: protein MNGDDLVIGEHKLSSRLIIGTGGAGNLAVLERALVASGTELTTVAMRKADAEGGSGVLELLRRLGIRLLPNTAGCRTAAEAVLTAQLAREALETDLVKLEVHADDRTLLPDPFETLEAAEQLAADGFTVLAYTNDDPVLALRLEEAGCAAVMPLGAPIGTGLGIRNPHNIELIVSRAGVPVILDAGIGTASDATLAMELGCDAVLLSTAVTRAADPERMASAMRAAVTAGRLAAGAGRIPQRFWAHASSPPR from the coding sequence ATGAACGGTGACGACCTCGTCATCGGCGAGCACAAGCTCTCGTCGCGGCTGATCATCGGCACCGGCGGCGCGGGCAACCTCGCCGTGCTGGAACGCGCGCTGGTGGCGTCCGGAACGGAACTGACCACCGTCGCCATGCGCAAGGCCGACGCCGAAGGCGGCTCCGGCGTCCTCGAACTCCTTCGGCGGCTCGGCATCCGCCTGCTGCCCAACACCGCGGGCTGCCGGACGGCCGCCGAAGCCGTCCTCACCGCGCAGCTCGCCCGCGAAGCGCTCGAAACCGACCTCGTCAAGCTGGAGGTCCACGCCGACGACCGCACGCTGCTGCCCGACCCGTTCGAGACCCTCGAAGCGGCCGAACAGCTCGCCGCGGACGGCTTCACCGTGCTCGCGTACACCAACGACGACCCGGTGCTGGCGCTGCGGCTGGAGGAGGCGGGCTGTGCGGCGGTGATGCCGCTCGGCGCGCCCATCGGCACCGGTCTCGGCATCCGGAACCCGCACAACATCGAGCTGATCGTGTCGCGCGCGGGGGTTCCGGTGATCCTCGACGCCGGGATCGGCACGGCTTCCGACGCGACGCTGGCGATGGAGCTCGGCTGCGACGCCGTCCTGCTCTCCACCGCCGTGACCAGGGCCGCGGACCCGGAACGGATGGCGTCGGCGATGCGGGCCGCCGTCACCGCCGGGCGGCTGGCCGCCGGCGCGGGGCGGATCCCGCAGCGGTTCTGGGCGCACGCCTCGAGCCCGCCTCGATAA
- a CDS encoding ion transporter: MTGRETVARVVEDRRFQHFIIAVIVVNAVTLGLETSTRMVAEYGPLLHTVDYVALGIFVLEMASKLYAYRAKFFRDPWNIFDLIVVGIAVIPTTGPFAVLRALRVLRVLRLISVVPSMRKVVTGLLASIPGMASIAALLALIIFVAGVMATKLFGAISPENFGDLGTSLFTLFQVMTGEAWPDIAKEIMKEAPMAWVFFVVYILVSSFAVLNLFIAVVVSGMEDELRQDIREEEAKQAATQAQANKEILDEIRALRAEISALRPR; encoded by the coding sequence GTGACCGGACGCGAAACGGTGGCCAGGGTCGTCGAAGACCGCCGCTTCCAGCACTTCATCATCGCGGTGATCGTCGTCAACGCCGTCACCCTCGGCCTGGAGACCTCGACCAGAATGGTCGCCGAGTACGGGCCGCTGCTGCACACGGTCGACTACGTCGCGCTCGGGATCTTCGTCCTGGAAATGGCCTCGAAGCTCTACGCCTACCGCGCGAAGTTCTTCCGCGATCCGTGGAACATCTTCGACCTGATCGTCGTCGGCATCGCGGTGATCCCCACGACCGGTCCGTTCGCGGTGCTGCGGGCGTTGCGGGTCCTGCGCGTGCTGCGGCTGATCTCGGTCGTGCCGTCGATGCGGAAGGTCGTCACCGGCCTGCTCGCGTCCATTCCCGGCATGGCTTCGATCGCCGCGCTCCTCGCCCTGATCATCTTCGTCGCGGGCGTGATGGCGACGAAACTGTTCGGCGCGATCTCGCCGGAGAACTTCGGCGACCTCGGCACTTCGCTGTTCACGCTGTTCCAGGTGATGACGGGCGAGGCCTGGCCGGACATCGCGAAGGAGATCATGAAGGAAGCACCCATGGCCTGGGTGTTCTTCGTGGTCTACATCCTCGTGTCCAGCTTCGCGGTGCTGAACCTCTTCATCGCCGTGGTGGTCAGCGGGATGGAGGACGAGCTTCGCCAGGACATCCGCGAGGAAGAGGCGAAGCAGGCCGCGACCCAGGCTCAGGCGAACAAGGAGATCCTCGACGAGATCCGCGCCCTTCGCGCCGAGATCAGCGCTCTTCGTCCGCGATGA
- a CDS encoding alkaline phosphatase family protein has translation MRRTLSLLSVLVAVAGLTSGVAAAAAKTPKVLVIGLDGARFDKLMAADAPNVHALVERGYASRSSLYGSGMAPTVSGPGWSTILTGVWPDKHKVKDNSFTGNDLASHPSWLARAETANPALDTYAAVDWTPISDRILRTGQDRKFVRNGDSDGYEKTDEQIAVDAEKHLKQGKADASFVYFGQTDIAGHDHGADSPEYEASLRTDDALIGRLLAAVDARADRANEDWLIMISSDHGHTPSGGHGGDTPEERMTFVIAAGGAVPAGTPAVAPKIVDIAPTVLRHLGIAAPAVYDGYALGAAPSDVFDTAALKPRQDETSVPAGVLGWTHDAPGGWSVRNASGMPAGVTEWQGWSFTTDDFWTRTAPGQQREANARARGVFAVADPDEWDDKGSPSSRGTFDSSLVSPSLDVTGKSTVDVSFVSHYRQDGTQRGALTASFDGGPEQNVLAYGPESGTVNKGGDVLSVPTSASVKVPAGARSVKLTWRLYAAGNNWYWAVDAPRLSAR, from the coding sequence GTGCGCAGAACGCTTTCCCTCCTGTCGGTCTTGGTGGCCGTCGCCGGGCTGACGTCCGGTGTCGCCGCCGCCGCGGCCAAGACGCCGAAGGTGCTGGTCATCGGCCTGGACGGCGCCCGCTTCGACAAGCTGATGGCCGCCGACGCCCCGAACGTCCACGCGCTCGTGGAGCGCGGCTACGCGTCGCGCAGTTCGCTGTACGGCAGCGGGATGGCGCCGACGGTCAGCGGCCCCGGCTGGTCCACGATCCTCACCGGCGTCTGGCCGGACAAGCACAAGGTGAAGGACAACTCCTTCACCGGCAACGACCTCGCCTCGCATCCGAGCTGGCTCGCCCGCGCCGAAACCGCGAACCCGGCGCTGGACACCTACGCGGCCGTCGACTGGACGCCGATCAGCGACCGGATCCTGCGCACCGGCCAGGACCGCAAGTTCGTCCGGAACGGCGACAGCGACGGCTACGAGAAGACCGACGAGCAGATCGCCGTCGACGCGGAGAAGCACCTCAAGCAGGGCAAGGCCGACGCGTCATTCGTCTACTTCGGACAGACGGATATCGCGGGGCACGACCACGGCGCGGATTCCCCGGAGTACGAAGCCAGCTTGCGCACCGACGACGCGCTGATCGGCCGCCTGCTCGCCGCCGTCGACGCCCGCGCGGACCGCGCGAACGAAGACTGGCTGATCATGATCTCCTCCGACCACGGCCACACGCCCTCGGGCGGTCACGGCGGCGACACGCCCGAGGAGCGGATGACGTTCGTGATCGCCGCCGGTGGCGCGGTCCCGGCCGGAACCCCCGCGGTGGCACCGAAGATCGTCGATATCGCGCCGACGGTGCTGCGGCATCTGGGCATCGCCGCCCCGGCGGTCTACGACGGCTACGCGCTCGGCGCCGCTCCCTCGGACGTCTTCGACACGGCCGCCTTGAAGCCCCGGCAGGACGAAACCAGTGTCCCGGCGGGAGTCCTCGGCTGGACGCACGACGCGCCCGGCGGCTGGAGCGTGCGCAACGCCTCCGGTATGCCCGCCGGCGTGACGGAGTGGCAAGGCTGGTCCTTCACCACCGACGACTTCTGGACCCGCACCGCCCCCGGCCAGCAGCGCGAGGCGAACGCCCGCGCACGTGGCGTGTTCGCGGTCGCGGATCCGGACGAGTGGGACGACAAGGGCTCGCCCTCCTCGCGCGGCACCTTCGACTCTTCCCTGGTGTCGCCTTCGCTCGACGTCACCGGGAAGTCCACTGTGGACGTCTCGTTCGTCTCGCACTACCGGCAGGACGGGACGCAGCGGGGCGCGCTGACGGCGTCGTTCGACGGTGGCCCCGAGCAGAACGTGCTGGCCTACGGACCGGAGTCCGGGACGGTGAACAAGGGCGGCGACGTCCTTTCGGTGCCGACGTCGGCCTCGGTGAAGGTGCCGGCGGGGGCTCGTTCGGTGAAGCTGACCTGGCGGCTCTACGCGGCGGGGAACAACTGGTATTGGGCGGTGGACGCTCCTCGCCTCAGCGCCCGCTAG
- a CDS encoding helix-turn-helix domain-containing protein, giving the protein METTCEVPESPWDIYLRNCPCRDVLDLLANKWTALVLGALSRRPHRFGELRRAVGGISQKMLTQNLRAFERDGLVTRTVFPTTPPTVEYALTERGASAGTLLMAVSEWSVANFDGILESRKEYDARVMEPVG; this is encoded by the coding sequence ATGGAAACCACCTGTGAAGTGCCGGAATCCCCGTGGGACATCTACCTGCGGAACTGTCCGTGCCGAGACGTCCTCGATCTGCTCGCCAACAAGTGGACCGCGCTCGTGCTCGGCGCGCTGTCGCGGCGGCCGCACCGGTTCGGTGAGCTGCGCCGCGCCGTCGGCGGGATCAGCCAGAAGATGCTGACGCAGAACCTGCGCGCCTTCGAACGCGACGGCCTCGTCACGCGCACGGTCTTCCCGACCACGCCGCCGACCGTCGAGTACGCGCTGACCGAACGCGGGGCGAGCGCGGGCACGCTGCTCATGGCGGTCAGCGAATGGTCGGTCGCCAACTTCGACGGGATCCTCGAATCGCGGAAGGAATACGACGCGCGGGTGATGGAGCCCGTCGGCTGA
- a CDS encoding LysE family translocator, with translation MPNLLAFIPAAFLMAMVPGPATVMLIKQSAKGSRRNAFATVAGIEAGVAFWGLAAVFGLTALLIASQVAYDILRIAGAVFLIYLGVKALFFRKRDGEVAEPAGRGFRAGFLINVSNPKAGVFAISFLPQFVPADGGPWPLLLCVAVWIAVDIVWYSSLALLVTRLGEWLRRDRVKLWLERTSGGVLVGFGVTVALEG, from the coding sequence ATGCCGAACCTGCTGGCGTTCATCCCCGCCGCGTTCCTCATGGCGATGGTCCCCGGCCCGGCGACGGTGATGCTGATCAAGCAGTCGGCGAAGGGCTCGCGCCGGAACGCGTTCGCCACCGTCGCGGGTATCGAGGCGGGCGTCGCGTTCTGGGGACTCGCCGCGGTGTTCGGTCTCACCGCGCTCCTCATCGCCTCGCAGGTCGCCTACGACATCCTGCGCATCGCGGGCGCGGTCTTCCTGATCTACCTCGGCGTCAAAGCGCTCTTCTTCCGCAAGCGCGACGGCGAGGTCGCCGAACCCGCCGGGCGCGGCTTCCGAGCCGGTTTCCTGATCAACGTGAGCAACCCGAAGGCGGGCGTGTTCGCGATCTCGTTCCTCCCCCAGTTCGTGCCCGCCGACGGCGGGCCGTGGCCGCTGCTGCTGTGCGTCGCGGTGTGGATCGCCGTCGACATCGTCTGGTATTCGTCGCTCGCCTTGCTGGTCACACGCCTGGGTGAGTGGCTGCGCCGCGATCGCGTCAAGCTGTGGCTGGAGCGCACGTCCGGCGGCGTCTTGGTCGGCTTCGGAGTGACCGTCGCCTTGGAGGGTTGA
- the thiD gene encoding bifunctional hydroxymethylpyrimidine kinase/phosphomethylpyrimidine kinase has translation MSENPSPPSALTIAGSDSGGAAGLQADLRTFLTCGVHGLVAVTAVTVQNTLGVHDRTDIPARIVAGQIEAVAADMGVNAAKTGMLASAEIIHAVAAACDKAEIGRDSKVPFVVDPVAASMHGHPLFDEAGLVALRDELLPRATVLTPNLDEVRLLTGMTVTTREQMHQAAVVLHRLGPKYVLVKSGHLVSDPECVDVLFDGSTFVELPGERYATQHTHGAGDTMASALTAGLAKGMSVVEAARYGKWFVSHAVENAYPMGAKVGPVSAFWRLAPEH, from the coding sequence ATGAGCGAGAACCCGAGCCCGCCGTCGGCGCTGACCATCGCGGGGTCCGACTCCGGCGGCGCCGCCGGCCTTCAGGCGGACCTGCGCACGTTCCTCACCTGCGGGGTGCACGGTCTGGTCGCGGTCACCGCCGTGACCGTCCAGAACACCCTCGGCGTGCACGACCGCACCGACATCCCGGCGCGGATCGTCGCCGGGCAGATCGAGGCGGTCGCCGCCGACATGGGCGTCAACGCGGCCAAGACCGGCATGCTCGCCTCGGCCGAGATCATCCACGCCGTCGCCGCGGCCTGCGACAAGGCCGAGATCGGCCGCGACAGCAAGGTGCCGTTCGTGGTCGACCCGGTCGCGGCGTCGATGCACGGGCATCCGCTGTTCGACGAGGCCGGGCTGGTGGCGCTGCGCGACGAGCTCTTGCCGCGCGCGACCGTCCTCACCCCGAACCTCGACGAGGTCCGCCTGCTCACCGGGATGACGGTGACCACCCGCGAGCAGATGCACCAGGCGGCCGTCGTGCTGCACCGGCTCGGGCCGAAGTACGTGCTCGTGAAGAGCGGCCACCTCGTCTCCGACCCGGAATGCGTCGACGTGCTCTTCGACGGCTCCACCTTCGTCGAACTGCCGGGCGAGCGGTACGCGACGCAGCACACGCACGGCGCCGGGGACACGATGGCGTCGGCACTGACGGCCGGTCTCGCGAAGGGGATGTCCGTCGTGGAGGCCGCCCGCTACGGCAAGTGGTTCGTCTCACACGCGGTCGAAAACGCCTATCCGATGGGCGCGAAGGTCGGTCCGGTTTCGGCGTTTTGGCGGCTTGCGCCGGAGCACTGA
- a CDS encoding MarR family winged helix-turn-helix transcriptional regulator — MTTSTVQDVSGRLFLAVGRLSRSLRQAGVPGPGHGAISALATLVHYGQLRLGDLAAKEGVAAATMSRIVASLVEAGYVSRESDPIDRRAWLAEATEEGERLVSGVRSTRVNELGKRLERLTPEHQAALAAALPALEALIADEER; from the coding sequence GTGACCACGTCAACGGTCCAGGACGTTTCGGGCAGGTTGTTCCTGGCGGTGGGCAGGCTGTCCCGGTCACTGCGCCAGGCGGGGGTGCCGGGGCCCGGCCACGGCGCGATCTCGGCGCTCGCCACCCTCGTGCACTACGGCCAGCTCCGCCTGGGTGATCTCGCGGCGAAGGAAGGCGTCGCCGCGGCCACCATGTCGAGGATCGTCGCTTCGCTGGTCGAAGCGGGCTACGTCAGCCGTGAATCGGACCCGATCGACAGGCGCGCCTGGCTCGCGGAGGCGACCGAAGAGGGCGAGAGGCTGGTTTCGGGCGTCCGGTCGACGCGGGTGAACGAACTCGGCAAACGCCTCGAACGGCTGACCCCGGAGCACCAGGCGGCCCTGGCGGCGGCTCTGCCCGCGCTCGAAGCGCTCATCGCGGACGAAGAGCGCTGA
- the thiE gene encoding thiamine phosphate synthase yields MPTLSGSLIRARLADARLYLCTDARRGRGDLAEFADAALAGGVDIIQLRDKTGGAPIEAKHEIAALEVLAEACEKHDKLLAVNDRADVALGVGAHVLHLGQDDIPVSLARRVLGDDVVIGRSTHSAEQAAAAAGEPGVDYFCTGPCWPTPTKPGRSAPGLGLVRSTAASGTTRPWFAIGGIDTERLPEVLAAGASRIVVVRAITEAEDPEAAARTLRSALS; encoded by the coding sequence ATGCCCACCCTGTCTGGTTCGCTGATCCGCGCCCGGCTCGCGGACGCCCGCCTGTACCTCTGCACCGACGCCCGCCGCGGCCGCGGCGATCTCGCCGAGTTCGCCGACGCGGCGCTGGCCGGCGGCGTCGACATCATCCAGCTGAGGGACAAGACCGGCGGCGCCCCGATCGAGGCGAAACACGAGATCGCCGCCCTGGAAGTGCTGGCCGAGGCGTGCGAGAAGCACGACAAGCTGCTGGCGGTGAACGACCGGGCGGACGTCGCGCTCGGCGTCGGCGCGCACGTGCTGCACCTGGGCCAGGACGACATCCCGGTGTCGCTGGCCCGCCGGGTGCTCGGGGACGACGTGGTAATCGGCCGGTCCACCCATTCGGCCGAACAGGCCGCGGCGGCCGCCGGGGAGCCCGGTGTCGACTACTTCTGCACCGGCCCGTGCTGGCCGACCCCGACGAAACCGGGCCGGTCCGCGCCGGGGCTCGGCCTGGTGCGCTCGACGGCCGCGTCCGGGACGACGCGGCCGTGGTTCGCGATCGGCGGGATCGACACCGAGCGGCTGCCCGAGGTGCTGGCCGCGGGGGCGTCGCGGATCGTCGTCGTCCGGGCGATCACCGAGGCCGAAGACCCCGAAGCGGCCGCTCGCACGCTTCGCTCCGCCCTCTCCTGA
- the thiS gene encoding sulfur carrier protein ThiS, with product MEIQVNGQWREFPDGTTVEGVLEALGTATQGVAVAVDGVVVRRGEWPESVVRKGASVDILTAVQGG from the coding sequence ATGGAGATCCAGGTCAACGGCCAGTGGCGCGAATTCCCCGACGGCACCACCGTCGAGGGTGTGCTGGAGGCGCTGGGAACGGCGACGCAGGGCGTCGCGGTCGCGGTGGACGGCGTGGTCGTCCGGCGCGGCGAATGGCCGGAATCGGTGGTGCGCAAGGGCGCCAGCGTCGACATCCTCACCGCTGTGCAAGGAGGCTGA